In Lepus europaeus isolate LE1 chromosome 9, mLepTim1.pri, whole genome shotgun sequence, the following are encoded in one genomic region:
- the NISCH gene encoding LOW QUALITY PROTEIN: nischarin (The sequence of the model RefSeq protein was modified relative to this genomic sequence to represent the inferred CDS: deleted 2 bases in 1 codon), producing MAASAGGFGPEREAEPAKEARVVGSELVDTYTVYIIQVTDGGHEWTVKHRYSDFHDLHEKLVTERKIDKNLLPPKKIIGKNSRSLVEKREKDLEVYLQTLLAAFPAVAPRVLAHFLHFQFYEINGITAALAEELFEKGEQLLGAGEVFAIRPLQLYAVTQQLQQGKPTCASGDAKTDLGHILDFTCRLKYLKVSGTEGPFGTSNIREQLLPFDLSIFKSLHQVEISHCDAKHIRGLVASKRSLATMSVRFSATSMKEVLVPEASEFEEWEPEGADLESPVTAIIPTWQALTTLDLSHNSISEIDESVKLIPKIEFLDLSHNGVLVVDNLQHLYNLVHLDLSYNKLSSLEGVHTKLGNIKTLNLAGNLLERLSGLHKLYSLVNLDLSDNRIEQMEEVKSIGSLPCLERVALLNNPLSIIPDYRTKVLAQFGDRASEVCLDDTATTEKELDTVEVLKAIQKAKEVKSKLSNVEKKVGEDPRLRPSGSPPTVAPASTSLPQPIVSSQGIMFVQEEALASSLSSTDSLTAEDRPIARECSESLESLPAGQAACDELRDVPGAVGGASPEHAEPEVQVVPGSGQIIFLPFTCIGYTATNQDFIQRLSALIRQAIERQLPAWIEAANRREEGQGEEEDEEEEEDVAENRYFEMGPPDAEEEGEEEGGQGEEEAAAAAEEARLALEWALGADEDFLLEHIRVLKVLWCFLIHVQGSIRQFAACLVLTDFGVAVFEIPHQESRGSSQHILSSLRFVFCFPHGDLTEFGFLMPELCLVLKVRHSENALFIISDAASLHDFHADLRTCFAPQHMAMLCSPVLYGSHTSLQEFLRQLLTFYKVAGGCQERSQGCFPVYLVYSDKRMVQTAAGDYSGNIEWASCTLCSAVRRSCCAPSEAVKSAAIPYWLLLTPQHLNVIKADFNPMPNLGTHNCRNRNSFKLSRVPLSTVLLDPTRSCTQPRGAFADGHVLELLVGYRFVTAIFVLPHEKFHFLRVYSQLRASLQDLKTVVIAKSSATSARSQSPRGDSQPAKGRASNDQEAPAPAPAEVPAEAPAPPPAPAGASTPDPPKALAPAPAPAPAEASAPASVPEETPASPAPVRGLAQAESPTQYPSEHLLQATSEENQIPSHLPVCPALQHIASLRGGAILELFHSSIAEVENEELRHLLWSSVVFYQTPGLEVTACVLLSTKAVYFVLHDSLRRHFSEPLQDFWHQKNTDYNNSPFHISQCSVLRLSDLQSVNVGLFDQHFRLTGSSPPQVVTCVTRDSYLTHCFLQHLMAALSSLERTPSPEPVDKDFYSEFGNKATGKMENYELIHSSRVKFTYPSEEEIGDLMFIVAQKTAEPEKAQGLSILLYVQAFQVGPPAPGHCRSPLRPKTLLLTSAEIFLLDEDCVHYPLPEFAKEPPHRDRYRLDDGRRVRDLDRVLMGYQTYPQALTLVFDDVQGHDLMGSVTLDHFGEEPGSQARAGQGHEVQWQVFVPSAESREKLISLLARQWEALCGRELPVELTG from the exons GAGATAAATGGCATCACTGCGGCACTGGCTGAAGAGCTCTTTGAGAAAG GAGAACAGCTCCTGGGGGCTGGCGAGGTCTTTGCCATCAGGCCCCTGCAGCTCTACGCGGTTACCCAGCAGCTACAGCAGGGAAAGCCCACGTGCGCCAGTGGGGATGCCAAGACCGACCTTGGGCACATCCTGGACTTCACCTGTCGCCTTAAGTACCTTAAG GTTTCTGGCACAGAAGGACCTTTTGGGACCAGCAACATTCGGGAGCAGCTGCTGCCGTTTGATTTATCAATCTTCAAGTCTCTGCATCAGGTGGAG ATCAGCCACTGTGACGCTAAGCACATCCGAGGGCTGGTCGCCTCAAAGCGCAGCTTGGCTACGATGAGCGTCCGTTTCTCGGCGACCTCCATGAAG GAAGTCCTTGTTCCTGAAGCCTCAGAGTTTGAGGAGTGGGAACCAGAAGGTGCAGACCTGGAAAGCCCCGTGACTGCCATCATCCCCACCTGGCAAGCTTTGACCACCCTCGACCTGAGCCACAACAGCATCTCCGAGATCGACGAGTCTGTG aaaCTGATCCCAAAGATTGAGTTTCTGGACTTGAGTCACAATGGAGTACTGGTCGTGGACAACCTGCAG CACCTGTACAACCTTGTGCACCTGGACCTGTCCTACAACAAGCTGTCCTCCTTGGAAGGGGTTCACACCAAATTGGGGAACATCAAGACTCTGAACTTGGCGGGCAACCTCCTGGAGAGACTGAGTGGCCTGCACAAGCTGTACTCGCTGGTCAACCTGGACCTCAGCGACAACCGAATCGAGCAG ATGGAGGAGGTCAAGAGCATAGGCAGCCTCCCGTGCCTGGAGCGCGTGGCTCTGCTGAACAACCCCCTGAGCATCATCCCCGACTACCGGACCAAGGTGCTCGCTCAGTTCGGAGACAGGGCCTCCGAG GTCTGTCTGGATGACACAGCGACCACGGAGAAGGAGCTGGACACGGTGGAAGTGCTGAAAGCGATTCAGAAGGCCAAGGAGGTCAAGTCCAAACTGAGCAATGTGGAGAAGAAG GTGGGTGAGGATCCCCGGCTCAGACCCAGCGGCTCGCCCCCCACCgtggctcctgcctccacctccctgccccagcccatcgTCTCCAGCCAAG GAATCATGTTCGTGCAGGAGGAAGCCCTGGCCAGCAGCCTCTCGTCCACCGACAGCCTGACTGCTGAGGACCGGCCCATTGCCCGGGAGTGCTCTGAGTCCTTGGAGTCCCTCCCTGCAGGACAG GCAGCTTGTGACGAGCTCAGGGACGTGCCGGGAGCCGTTGGCGGTGCAAG CCCGGAGCACGCGGAGCCAGAGGTGCAGGTGGTGCCTGGGTCCGGCCAGATCATCTTCCTGCCCTTCACCTGCATCGGCTACACGGCCACCAACCAGGACTTCATCCAGCGCCTGAGTGCGCTGATCCGGCAGGCCATCGAGCGGCAGCTGCCTGCCTGGATCGAGGCTGCCAACCGGCGCGAGGAAGGCCAGGgcgaggaggaagatgaggaggaagaggaggacgtTGCTGAGAACCGCTACTTTGAGATGGGGCCCCCTGATgctgaggaggagggagaggaagagggtggccagggggaggaggaggcggcggcggcggccgaggagGCGCGCCTGGCTCTGGAGTGGGCGCTGGGTGCAGATGAAGACTTCCTGTTGGAGCACATCCGGGTCCTCAAGGTGCTGTGGTGCTTCCTGATCCACGTGCAGGGCAGCATCCGCCAGTTCGCCGCCTGCCTCGTGCTCACGGATTTCGGCGTGGCCGTCTTCGAGATCCCGCACCAGGAGTCCCGAGGCAGCAGCCAGCACATCCTCTCGTCCCTGCGCTTTGTCTTCTGCTTCCCGCACGGCGACCTCACCGAGTTCGGCTTCCTcatgccggagctgtgcctggtGCTGAAGGTGCGGCACAGCGAGAACGCGCTCTTCATCATCTCGGACGCCGCCAGCCTGCACGACTTCCACGCCGACCTGCGCACCTGCTTCGCCCCGCAGCACATGGCCATGCTCTGCAGCCCCGTCCTCTACGGCAGCCACACCAGCCTGCAGGAGTTCCTGCGCCAGCTGCTCACCTTCTACAAGGTGGCCGGTGGCTGCCAGGAGCGCAGCCAGGGCTGCTTCCCCGTCTACCTGGTCTACAGCGACAAGCGCATGGTGCAGACAGCCGCCGGGGACTACTCGGGCAACATCGAATGGGCCAGCTGCACACTCTGCTCGGCCGTGCGCCGCTCCTGCTGCGCGCCCTCCGAGGCCGTCAAGTCCGCCGCCATCCCCTACTGGCTGCTGCTCACACCCCAGCATCTCAACGTCATCAAGGCCGACTTCAACCCCATGCCCAACCTCGGCACCCACAACTGTCGCAACCGCAACAGCTTCAAGCTTAGCCGCGTGCCGCTGTCCACGGTGCTGCTGGACCCCACGCGCAGCTGCACCCAGCCACGCGGGGCCTTCGCCGACGGCCACGTCCTCGAGCTGCTCGTAGGCTACCGCTTCGTCACCGCCATTTTCGTGCTGCCCCACGAGAAGTTCCACTTCCTGCGCGTCTACAGTCAGCTGCGGGCCTCGCTGCAGGACCTGAAGACCGTGGTCATCGCCAAGAGCTCTGCCACCAGTGCCAGGTCCCAGAGCCCCCGGGGAGACAGCCAGCCTgccaagggcagggccag CAATGACCaggaggccccagccccagccccagccgaggTCCCAGCAGAGGctccagctccacccccagcccctgcaggggcCTCAACCCCAGACCCGCCAAAggctctggctccggctccggctccagccccagcagaaGCCTCAGCTCCAGCTTCGGTTCCGGAGGAGACCCCAGCTTCTCCAGCCCCAGTGAGGGGTCTGGCACAAGCCGAGAGCCCCACCCAGTACCCGAgtgagcacctgctccaggccACCTCGGAGGAGAACCAGATCCCCTCGCACCTGCCCGTGTGCCCGGCGCTCCAGCACATCGCCAGCCTGCGAGGGGGCGCCATCCTCGAGCTCTTCCACAGCAGCATCGCCGAG GTAGAGAACGAGGAGCTGCGGCACCTGCTGTGGTCGTCCGTGGTGTTCTACCAGACCCCCGGGCTCGAGGTGACTGCCTGCGTGCTGCTCTCCACCAAGGCCGTGTACTTCGTGCTGCACGACAGCCTCCGCCGCCACTTCTCAGAGCCGCTGCAGG ATTTCTGGCATCAGAAAAACACCGACTACAACAACAGCCCCTTCCACATTTCCCAGTGCTCTGTGCTGCGGCTCAGCGACCTGCAGTCGGTCAACGTGGGGCTCTTTGACCAGCACTTCCGGCTGACGG GCTCCTCCCCGCCGCAGGTGGTCACGTGCGTGACGAGGGACAGCTACCTGACGCACTGCTTCCTGCAGCACCTCATGGCTGCGCTCTCCTCGCTGGAGCGCACG CCCTCGCCGGAGCCCGTGGACAAGGACTTCTACTCGGAGTTCGGGAACAAGGCCACAG GGAAGATGGAGAACTATGAGCTGATCCACTCTAGCCGTGTGAAGTTCACGTACCCCAGCGAGGAGGAGATCGGGGACCTGATGTTCATCGTGGCCCAGAAGACGGCCGAGCCGGAGAAGGCTCAGGGCCTCAGCATCCTGCTGTATGTGCAGGCCTTCCAGGTGGGGCCACCGGCCCCTGGGCACTGCAGGAGCCCCCTGCGCCCCAAGACCCTGCTGCTGACCAGTGCCGAGATCTTCCTCCTGGACGAGGACTGTGTCCACTACCCGCTGCCTGAGTTTGCCAAGGAGCCGCCACACAGGGACCGGTACCGGCTGGACGACGGCCGCCGTGTCCGGGACCTGGACCGCGTGCTCATGGGCTACCAGACCTACCCGCAGGCCCTCACCCTGGTCTTTGACGACGTGCAGGGCCACGACCTCATGGGCAGCGTCACCCTAGACCACTTTGGGGAGGAGCCggggagccaggccagggctggccagggccaTGAGGTCCAGTGGCAGGTGTTTGTCCCCAGTGCCGAGAGCCGAGAGAAGCTCATCTCGCTGCTGGCCCGCCAGTGGGAGGCCCTGTGTGGCCGAGAGCTGCCCGTGGAGCTCACTGGCTAG